In Gossypium hirsutum isolate 1008001.06 chromosome A10, Gossypium_hirsutum_v2.1, whole genome shotgun sequence, the DNA window ATAGAAAAGGAATTGGCTCTCGCCTGATAGATATGTACAAAGAGGCATATGAGAGTAAGTTAATTTGATAGTTATCATATTTGGCCTACTCTCTATCCAATTTTCCAGTCATCCTATATATGGCTATGCTTAGATCAGTTGCAGGTCTGTAAAATCATAAATTGTTTGGTTTCCACATGTTTGTGTTCCTCATGCGGTGCCACTTCCTGAATTTGTTACTTTGAAGATCATCTCTATGGTACAAGGGAACTATTACTTAGTTGGATACTGAATTTGTTATTTGTGTGCAGTTCACTTGTTGAATGCTATTAGCATTTAACAATTTCAGATTAATGCCGTAGatgtttcatttcaataatgCTATTATGTGATCAGATTCTTCTGGAGACCAAAACTTGAGATACTCCTATACTTATGTTCAAAGTAGAATGAAGAAAATATAGACATCTAGCTACTCAATTCTCACTTGTCTGCAATTTCTAGCAGTCGAAGTAATCATATTTATCATGCTTGTTATAAGCTTTTGAAAAGGAGCTTTGATATGCCCTTTTCATCTAGAACAGTAGTTGCTTGGAATTCTGGACTTgcaacttttatttcttttcctgaAGTATTCATGGCTGGCCTTTTTAATCAAGCGgcaaattttaaccttaataggCAAATTTTAATGATAGCTATCAACTTATTTGACCACATACTGGTCCTTAATGGCTATATTATCCTGAAAATCTTCTTGTTTGCCCCTTGAAGTTGTTAATGGCTTACGGTTATTGTCTTTTTTCTTTGCAGTAGTTAACATTTACTTTGCAGTAATTGTAGAAGTTTGGGGTTTTACTTGATCTCTTTAGTCAAATAAGATAATGGACAAGAGGAGAAATAGTAAGTTTCATTATCTTTTTTCAAGTTCTCATAGATTTCCAACATCATAAAGCTGTCATTGCTATCTTTGCTTTTTCCTGAAAACATCAAATCAGAAGCTTGTAAGCAATATGAACCTGCaattgtaatttgtgtttttagatGTATCTTGATGGTGTTTCATGTTTTCAGTaggaaaaataatgaaatttcattttcaaatattgCTTCTATACTGCGGCTAGCATCCGAATCCTATGTTTTTGATTAATGTGATAAGtgataattatgtttattatatgtatatctaGAGGGAGATTTgttaatgtttgccatgaaattATATGATAATGTGGTAAGAAggaaattttgtgaaaatatgttgaaaactAATGCTAGTTGTTTGAATGAATGAAGTCAAACAGTTATgcattgaatatatatatgcatatagcAGAGTTATGCATATGCATTGGATGTATGGTTTTTCTTGTATTGCGCAGATTCTTGGTTGCTTGACTGTTGTTACATTTTTCGGTGCAAGCAACTCGGATGAGACTGAATCAGTAATGAAGTTACTTTGGGACTTAATTAATCCTGGAACTGACTCTAGTGTATGAATTTTAACtgatatttttatctatatattctGTAATTTAAATTGGAGCCTAAAAGGATAGGTTTCCTTCTATGTCTCATCAGATTGAAAGGAAAGATTCACTAGCCATTTTAACTGTCATGATATCcgcttggtcctttcttctttttaCCATTGATGGGTGGAGGCTAAGTCACAAAAATTGGCAAGGGTGAGCCTTTTAATTAAAAAGTCTcatttattgtaaatttttaacaattacaACCTCTAGATAGTTATcgtctttctttttgttttccatCTACAAACAAATTTGAAATGTCATTGATAGATCTGCAAATTTGGATGCAGGGCAATTACATACTTCTCCAACATATTAGACAGTAacgatgaagcactatgtgcagcAGCATGTGAGGCTCTTGCTTTAGTATTTGAATTCAACTGTATGGAGAAATTCTCAAGTAAAACCAAGGAttcaaacaaagaacttaaggaCAACATTATAAAGCAACTCAGAAGCCGGTTGTCAGAAACAGGCAATGAAAGAATTTCTAGTCAAGATCTAAGAACAGGGTTCAATTCTGCCTCGGCTACTTTAGATTTCCTAGAGGTACTGATTTGACTTTGTTTTATGCATATATT includes these proteins:
- the LOC121208061 gene encoding uncharacterized protein, which produces MKLYDNVILGCLTVVTFFGASNSDETESVMKLLWDLINPGTDSSIERKDSLAILTVMISAWSFLLFTIDGWRLSHKNWQGAITYFSNILDSNDEALCAAACEALALVFEFNCMEKFSSKTKDSNKELKDNIIKQLRSRLSETGNERISSQDLRTGFNSASATLDFLEAGFV